A genome region from Terriglobia bacterium includes the following:
- a CDS encoding alpha-D-glucose phosphate-specific phosphoglucomutase translates to MFRANGVEVMLPESDEYTPTPAISHAILTYNSVRKTGLADGIVITPSHNPPQDGGLKYNPPNGGPAESVVTDWIGSKANEFLENGLRRVKRYPFEKALHASTTHRHNYLDAYIRDLGNVIDLDAIRGAKISLGVDPLGGAGVHYWGPIAERYGLNLTVVNQEVDPTFRFMTVDWDGQIRMDPSSPCAMQSLIGLKDRFEIAFACDTDHDRHGIVTKSTGLLPPNHYLAVAIFYLFRHRPNWGEGAAVGKTVVSSQMIDRVTAKLGRKLYEVPVGFKWFVDGLLDGSLGFGGEESAGASFVRLDGSVWTTDKDGVVPALLAAEITARMDRDPGEIYRELTREFGEPVYDRVDATATPEQKEILEGLSAQQVRSTDLAGERIQAILTRAPGNDAPIGGLKVLAESGWFAARPSGTEEIYKIYAESFRGADHLRRIVEEAQAIVGDALAASAPREKS, encoded by the coding sequence ATATTCCGGGCTAACGGAGTGGAAGTCATGCTCCCGGAAAGCGATGAATACACGCCAACCCCTGCCATTTCCCACGCGATTCTCACGTACAACAGCGTGCGCAAGACGGGGCTCGCTGACGGTATCGTGATCACGCCCTCGCACAATCCTCCCCAGGACGGCGGGCTCAAATACAATCCTCCGAACGGAGGGCCGGCGGAATCCGTCGTCACCGACTGGATCGGATCGAAGGCGAACGAGTTTCTCGAGAATGGCCTGCGGAGGGTGAAGAGATATCCTTTCGAGAAAGCTCTGCACGCTTCCACGACGCACCGGCATAACTACCTGGACGCCTACATCAGGGATCTCGGCAATGTGATCGATCTGGATGCCATTCGCGGGGCGAAGATCAGCCTCGGCGTGGATCCGCTCGGCGGCGCCGGGGTCCACTACTGGGGTCCGATTGCCGAGCGGTACGGGTTGAACCTCACCGTCGTCAACCAGGAAGTCGATCCGACCTTCCGCTTCATGACGGTGGACTGGGACGGCCAGATCCGCATGGACCCATCCTCGCCCTGTGCGATGCAGAGCTTGATCGGCCTGAAGGACCGCTTCGAGATCGCCTTCGCCTGCGACACGGACCATGACCGGCACGGAATTGTCACCAAGAGCACGGGGCTGCTTCCACCGAATCACTACCTTGCGGTCGCCATCTTCTACCTCTTCCGACACCGGCCAAACTGGGGCGAGGGGGCGGCGGTGGGCAAGACGGTGGTGAGCAGCCAGATGATCGATCGCGTCACAGCGAAGCTTGGCCGGAAGCTCTACGAGGTGCCGGTCGGTTTCAAGTGGTTCGTCGATGGCCTACTCGACGGCTCGCTTGGCTTCGGCGGCGAAGAAAGCGCGGGTGCGTCGTTCGTCCGTCTGGATGGCAGTGTGTGGACGACGGACAAGGACGGAGTCGTCCCGGCTTTGCTTGCGGCGGAGATCACGGCGCGGATGGATCGCGATCCCGGCGAGATCTACCGCGAACTCACGCGCGAGTTCGGCGAGCCTGTTTACGACCGCGTCGACGCGACGGCTACGCCCGAGCAGAAGGAGATTCTGGAGGGACTCTCGGCGCAGCAGGTCCGGTCCACGGATCTGGCCGGGGAAAGAATTCAGGCCATCCTCACCCGCGCGCCAGGCAACGACGCTCCCATCGGCGGCTTGAAGGTGTTGGCGGAGAGCGGTTGGTTCGCGGCGCGTCCGTCCGGGACCGAGGAAATCTACAAGATCTATGCCGAGAGCTTCCGGGGAGCGGATCATCTGCGCCGCATCGTGGAGGAAGCGCAGGCGATCGTCGGCGATGCTCTGGCCGCGTCGGCTCCGAGGGAGAAGTCATGA